The following coding sequences lie in one Sinorhizobium fredii USDA 257 genomic window:
- a CDS encoding ABC transporter ATP-binding protein, translating to MSELQLSDVRKSYGGFEVIKGVDLEIKSGEFVVFVGPSGCGKSTLLRMIAGLEEITSGDLTIDDVLMNDIDPSKRGIAMVFQSYALYPHMTVRENMGFALRFAGVRKAEIEKRVSEAANILELGPLLDRKPKQLSGGQRQRVAIGRAIVRHPKIFLFDEPLSNLDAELRVHMRIEIARLHKQLAATIIYVTHDQVEAMTLADKIVVMRGGVVEQVGSPLDLYDDPANLFVAGFIGSPKMNFLKGVIDSEGGETHARLPDYADAKIPVGLKGMATGTPVTVGIRPEHFKEHGSASLELTIDMLEHLGGETFAYARHGNGELVIIETKNGRGLKSGDRISARFDPGCALVFDGDGKRLR from the coding sequence ATGAGCGAGCTCCAACTCAGCGATGTCCGCAAGTCCTATGGTGGTTTCGAGGTCATCAAGGGCGTCGACCTCGAGATCAAGTCGGGTGAGTTCGTCGTCTTCGTCGGACCGTCCGGCTGCGGCAAGTCGACCCTGCTCCGGATGATCGCCGGTCTCGAGGAGATCACCTCCGGCGATCTGACGATCGACGACGTGCTGATGAACGATATCGACCCATCGAAACGCGGCATCGCCATGGTCTTCCAGTCCTATGCGCTCTATCCGCATATGACGGTGCGGGAGAACATGGGCTTTGCGCTGCGCTTTGCCGGCGTGCGCAAGGCCGAGATCGAAAAACGGGTCAGCGAAGCCGCCAACATCCTGGAACTCGGGCCCTTGCTCGACCGCAAGCCGAAGCAGCTTTCCGGCGGGCAACGCCAGCGCGTGGCAATCGGGCGGGCGATCGTCCGCCACCCGAAGATATTCCTCTTCGACGAGCCGCTCTCCAACCTCGACGCGGAACTGCGCGTCCACATGCGCATCGAGATCGCGAGGCTCCACAAACAGCTCGCCGCCACGATCATCTATGTGACGCACGACCAGGTCGAGGCGATGACGCTTGCCGACAAGATCGTCGTCATGCGCGGCGGGGTGGTCGAACAGGTCGGCTCGCCGCTCGATCTCTACGACGATCCCGCCAATCTCTTCGTCGCCGGCTTCATCGGCTCGCCGAAGATGAATTTCTTGAAGGGCGTGATCGACAGCGAGGGCGGAGAGACCCATGCACGCCTGCCGGACTATGCCGACGCAAAAATCCCCGTCGGCTTGAAAGGGATGGCAACGGGCACGCCGGTGACGGTCGGCATCCGTCCCGAACACTTCAAGGAGCATGGCTCGGCGAGCCTGGAGCTGACGATCGATATGCTGGAGCATCTCGGCGGCGAGACTTTCGCCTATGCTCGTCACGGCAATGGCGAACTTGTTATTATCGAAACGAAGAACGGCCGCGGCCTCAAATCCGGCGACCGCATTTCTGCTCGCTTCGATCCGGGCTGCGCGCTGGTGTTCGACGGGGATGGGAAGCGGCTGCGGTAG
- a CDS encoding 3-hydroxyacyl-CoA dehydrogenase has protein sequence MLILDKVFLVTGGGSGLGAAVARMFVAEGAHVVIADVNVEAGAAIAAELGARARFVRTDVTSEIEGAAAVEVAIESFGHLHGLVNCAGIAPGEKVLGRDGPHRLDSFARAIGINLVGTFNMIRLAAAAIAREEPDLEGGRGVIVNTASVAAFDGQIGQAAYAASKGGVVAMTLPIARELARSGIRVVSIAPGIFETPMMAGMPQEVQDSLGKSVPFPARLGRPGEYAALVRHICENDMLNGEVIRLDGALRMGAR, from the coding sequence TTCTGGTCACCGGCGGTGGATCCGGGCTCGGCGCCGCCGTGGCGCGGATGTTCGTCGCCGAAGGCGCCCATGTGGTCATCGCCGACGTCAATGTCGAGGCTGGGGCGGCGATCGCCGCGGAACTCGGCGCCCGCGCCCGCTTCGTGCGCACTGATGTGACGAGCGAGATTGAAGGTGCGGCCGCGGTGGAGGTGGCGATCGAAAGCTTCGGGCATCTCCACGGGCTGGTGAACTGCGCCGGGATAGCGCCCGGCGAAAAAGTGCTCGGCCGTGACGGGCCGCACCGGCTCGACAGTTTTGCGCGCGCGATCGGCATCAACCTTGTCGGCACGTTCAATATGATCCGGCTGGCCGCCGCAGCGATTGCCCGGGAGGAGCCGGATCTCGAAGGCGGCCGCGGCGTCATCGTCAATACCGCTTCGGTCGCCGCCTTCGACGGTCAGATCGGCCAGGCGGCTTACGCGGCCTCGAAGGGCGGCGTCGTGGCAATGACCCTGCCGATCGCACGCGAACTCGCCCGCTCCGGCATCCGCGTCGTCTCGATCGCACCAGGCATCTTCGAAACGCCGATGATGGCCGGCATGCCGCAGGAGGTGCAGGATTCGCTCGGCAAGAGCGTACCCTTCCCGGCGCGCCTCGGCCGGCCGGGCGAATATGCCGCGCTGGTTCGGCATATCTGCGAGAACGACATGCTGAACGGCGAGGTCATCCGCCTCGACGGGGCATTGCGGATGGGGGCGAGGTAG
- a CDS encoding type II toxin-antitoxin system VapB family antitoxin, protein MSLYIRDGAVDALAKQVQQAINAPNKTEAVRRALLNELERAKHAIPLKDRIKRLQEDVRAMGPDDPDFDMKKFTDEQWGGI, encoded by the coding sequence ATGTCCCTCTATATTCGCGACGGTGCCGTCGACGCGCTTGCGAAGCAGGTCCAGCAGGCGATCAATGCTCCTAACAAGACGGAGGCGGTGCGCAGGGCGCTGCTCAATGAGTTGGAGCGGGCCAAACACGCTATCCCGTTGAAAGACCGGATCAAGCGGCTGCAGGAGGATGTTCGCGCCATGGGTCCGGACGATCCGGACTTCGATATGAAGAAATTTACCGATGAACAGTGGGGCGGCATCTGA
- a CDS encoding carbohydrate ABC transporter permease — protein MSANPARIASAVFTYGFVGLMAFLSVFPFIWMALGATNSSIDIIKGRLVPGEVLATNIANFFTLVNVPLVFWNSAKVTIFATVLTLAVSSLAGYGFEIFRSRRREGLYRAMLLTLMIPFAALMIPLFIMMGKMGLINTHIAVVLPTIGSAFIVFYFRQSTKAFPSELRDAAKVDGLKEWQIFLYIYVPVMRSTYAAAFIIVFMTAWNNYLWPLIVLQSNETKTITLVISSLASAYYPDYGVVMVGTFLATLPTLTVFFFMQRQFVQGMLGSVK, from the coding sequence ATGAGCGCCAACCCCGCACGCATCGCATCGGCTGTCTTCACCTACGGCTTCGTCGGGCTGATGGCCTTTCTCTCCGTCTTCCCCTTCATCTGGATGGCGCTCGGCGCGACCAATTCCTCGATCGACATCATCAAGGGCCGGCTCGTGCCCGGTGAAGTGCTGGCAACGAACATCGCCAACTTCTTCACCCTGGTGAATGTGCCGCTGGTCTTCTGGAATTCGGCGAAGGTCACCATTTTCGCGACGGTGCTTACCCTGGCGGTCTCGTCGCTCGCCGGCTACGGCTTCGAGATCTTCCGCTCGCGACGGCGCGAGGGGCTTTACCGCGCCATGCTGTTGACGCTGATGATCCCCTTTGCGGCGCTGATGATCCCGCTGTTCATCATGATGGGCAAGATGGGCCTCATCAACACGCATATCGCCGTCGTGCTGCCGACGATCGGCTCGGCCTTCATCGTCTTCTACTTCCGGCAGAGCACCAAGGCGTTTCCCTCGGAACTGCGCGACGCCGCGAAGGTCGACGGCCTCAAGGAGTGGCAGATCTTCCTCTACATCTATGTGCCGGTGATGCGCTCGACCTACGCGGCCGCCTTCATCATCGTCTTCATGACCGCCTGGAACAATTATCTCTGGCCGCTGATCGTGCTGCAGTCGAACGAGACGAAGACGATTACGCTGGTCATCTCCTCGCTCGCCTCGGCCTATTACCCCGACTACGGGGTGGTGATGGTCGGTACGTTCCTGGCGACGCTTCCCACCCTCACCGTCTTCTTCTTCATGCAACGCCAATTCGTCCAGGGCATGCTGGGCTCGGTCAAATAG
- a CDS encoding glycoside hydrolase family 2 protein, translated as MRSVTSFNDSWVFSEGFSVADAGALQPGQAVSLPHNAVELPFNYFDETSYQRAFTYQKVIVSRPDFDGREVSLVFDAAMADAVVYLNGEEIIAHKDGYTPFEARLTGRLCDGDNLITVKIDGSENPEIPPFGGRIDYLTYAGIYRDVWLKVTDAVSIASIKIEPGDVLSDTKSVAVRCDLANPQGLAFAGTVTALLKDAKGEVLAEAVAETSGEDVTLELTGLKGLSLWDIDHPVLYQVEVQLRTDHGRDRLASHFGFRTAEFTVDGFRLNGRPLKIRGLNRHQAFPYVGYAMGRSAQERDAEIMKHKLHCNLVRTSHYPQSKWFLDHCDRIGLLVFEEIPGWQHIGGEAWKEEAIQNVRRMIERDWNHPSIVIWGVRINESQDSHDFYVETNRLARDLDPTRQTGGVRYITDSEFLEDVYTMNDFILGNEELPGSNRPRTALRPQQECTGLSGKVPYLITEFGGHMYPTKIYDQEQRQAEHVRRHLEVLNAAYGDDSISGAIGWCMFDYNTHKDFGSGDRICYHGVMDMFREPKFAAYVYASQCEPSEEVVMKPVTFWARGERNIGGVLPLIVLTNCDEIELKYGSLTKRVGPDRETFPHLPHPPVVIDHRHFTKDELGVWGMKWESAEFTGFIDDKAVAHLRMAADPLPTTLAVEADSRTLQAEGRDSVRVIVRALDQAGNILPFLNDAIDIAVDGPARLLGPERVVFQGGSTGFWLESTGSVGDILVTVTSSRLATTRLALSATTEGAARA; from the coding sequence ATGCGCTCTGTTACCTCATTCAACGATTCATGGGTCTTTTCCGAAGGCTTCTCTGTCGCCGACGCTGGCGCGCTTCAGCCTGGCCAGGCCGTCAGCCTGCCGCATAATGCCGTCGAGCTGCCCTTCAACTATTTCGACGAGACCTCCTACCAGCGAGCCTTCACCTATCAGAAGGTCATTGTCTCAAGACCGGACTTCGACGGTCGCGAGGTCTCGCTCGTCTTCGACGCCGCGATGGCCGATGCCGTCGTCTATCTGAATGGCGAGGAGATCATCGCCCACAAGGACGGCTATACGCCCTTCGAGGCGCGCCTGACCGGCAGGCTTTGCGACGGCGACAACCTGATCACGGTCAAGATCGACGGCAGCGAGAACCCGGAGATCCCGCCGTTCGGCGGCCGGATCGACTATCTCACCTATGCCGGCATCTATCGCGACGTCTGGCTCAAGGTCACCGACGCGGTGTCGATCGCCAGCATCAAGATCGAGCCCGGCGACGTGCTATCCGACACGAAGTCGGTCGCCGTCCGCTGCGACCTCGCCAACCCGCAGGGCCTCGCCTTCGCCGGCACCGTGACCGCACTCCTCAAGGATGCGAAGGGCGAGGTCCTCGCCGAGGCGGTCGCCGAGACCAGCGGCGAGGACGTCACGCTCGAATTGACCGGCCTCAAGGGCCTGTCGCTCTGGGACATCGACCATCCGGTGCTCTACCAGGTCGAAGTCCAGCTCCGGACCGATCACGGCCGCGACCGGCTCGCCTCGCATTTCGGCTTCCGCACGGCGGAGTTCACCGTCGACGGTTTCCGGCTGAACGGCCGGCCGCTCAAGATCCGCGGCCTCAACCGGCACCAGGCCTTCCCCTATGTCGGCTACGCCATGGGGCGCAGCGCGCAGGAGCGCGATGCGGAGATCATGAAGCACAAGCTCCACTGCAATCTCGTGCGCACCTCGCACTATCCGCAGTCGAAATGGTTCCTCGACCATTGCGACCGCATCGGCCTCTTGGTCTTCGAAGAAATCCCCGGCTGGCAGCACATCGGCGGCGAGGCATGGAAAGAGGAGGCTATCCAGAACGTCCGGCGCATGATCGAGCGCGACTGGAATCACCCGTCGATCGTCATCTGGGGCGTCAGGATCAACGAGTCGCAGGATTCGCACGATTTCTACGTCGAAACGAACCGCCTCGCCCGCGACCTCGACCCCACCCGGCAGACCGGCGGTGTGCGCTACATCACCGACAGCGAGTTTCTCGAAGACGTCTACACGATGAACGACTTCATTCTCGGCAACGAGGAACTGCCCGGCTCGAACCGGCCCCGCACGGCGCTGCGCCCGCAGCAGGAATGCACCGGGCTTTCCGGCAAGGTGCCCTACCTCATCACCGAATTCGGCGGCCACATGTATCCGACGAAGATCTACGACCAGGAACAGCGCCAGGCCGAACATGTCCGCCGGCATCTCGAGGTGCTGAACGCCGCCTACGGTGACGACAGCATTTCCGGCGCCATCGGATGGTGCATGTTCGATTACAACACCCACAAGGACTTCGGCTCCGGCGACCGGATCTGCTATCACGGCGTCATGGACATGTTCCGCGAGCCGAAATTCGCCGCTTACGTCTATGCCAGCCAGTGCGAGCCGTCGGAAGAAGTGGTGATGAAGCCCGTCACCTTCTGGGCGCGCGGCGAGCGCAATATCGGCGGCGTGCTGCCGTTGATCGTGCTCACCAACTGCGACGAGATTGAACTGAAATACGGCTCGCTTACGAAGCGGGTCGGCCCGGACCGCGAGACCTTCCCACATCTGCCGCATCCGCCGGTCGTCATCGACCACCGCCACTTCACCAAGGACGAGCTCGGTGTCTGGGGCATGAAATGGGAAAGCGCCGAATTCACCGGCTTCATCGACGACAAGGCGGTCGCCCATCTCCGGATGGCTGCCGATCCGCTGCCGACGACGCTTGCCGTTGAAGCCGACAGCAGGACGTTGCAGGCCGAGGGGCGCGACAGTGTGCGCGTCATCGTCCGCGCCCTCGATCAGGCCGGCAATATTCTGCCGTTCCTGAACGACGCCATCGATATCGCGGTTGATGGCCCGGCACGGCTTCTCGGACCGGAGCGCGTCGTCTTCCAGGGCGGTTCGACGGGCTTCTGGCTGGAATCAACCGGCAGTGTCGGCGACATTCTCGTCACCGTAACGTCGTCGCGTCTCGCCACGACCAGGCTTGCGCTGTCCGCCACTACCGAAGGAGCGGCGCGCGCATGA
- a CDS encoding ABC transporter substrate-binding protein: MDIFARTRLPRITALALASASFLAVTAAEAKEITIWCWDPNFNVAIMKEAGARYTKTHPDVTFNVVDFAKTDVEQKLQTGLASGTADALPDIVLIEDYGAQKYLQSFPGAFAPLSGTVDYSGFAPYKVEVMTVDDQVYGMPFDSGVTGLYYRKDYLEQAGFKPEDMQNLTWDRFIEIGSQVEAKTGKKMMGLDPNDGGLVRIIMQSAGQWYFDKEGKPNITGNAALKAALETVGKIMSANIYKPANGWSDWVGTFTSGDVATVVTGVWITGTVKAQPDQAGKWGVAPIPALSIEGATHASNLGGSSWYVLESSAEKAEAIDFLNEIYGKDIDFYQKILQDRGAVGSLLAARGGAAYEAADPFFGGEKVWQNFSDWLVKVPSVKYGVFTNEADLAVTAQLPALTQGTPVDEVLKAIDSEISGHIQ; the protein is encoded by the coding sequence ATGGATATTTTCGCGCGTACCCGTCTGCCGCGGATCACCGCTCTCGCTTTGGCGAGTGCTAGCTTTCTGGCGGTGACCGCCGCTGAGGCGAAGGAAATCACCATCTGGTGCTGGGATCCGAACTTCAACGTCGCGATCATGAAGGAAGCGGGCGCCCGCTACACCAAGACGCATCCGGACGTCACCTTCAACGTCGTCGATTTCGCCAAGACCGACGTCGAGCAGAAGCTCCAGACGGGTCTCGCCTCCGGCACCGCCGATGCGCTGCCTGACATCGTGCTCATCGAGGACTACGGCGCGCAAAAATATCTGCAGTCCTTCCCCGGCGCCTTTGCGCCGCTTTCCGGCACCGTCGATTATTCCGGCTTCGCTCCCTACAAGGTCGAGGTGATGACCGTCGACGACCAGGTCTACGGCATGCCCTTCGATTCCGGCGTCACCGGTCTCTATTACCGCAAGGACTACCTCGAGCAGGCCGGCTTCAAGCCAGAGGACATGCAGAACCTCACCTGGGATCGCTTCATTGAGATCGGCAGCCAAGTCGAGGCGAAGACCGGCAAGAAGATGATGGGCCTCGACCCGAACGATGGCGGCCTTGTCCGCATCATCATGCAGTCGGCCGGGCAATGGTATTTCGACAAGGAAGGCAAGCCGAACATCACCGGCAATGCGGCGCTGAAGGCGGCGCTCGAGACCGTCGGCAAGATCATGTCCGCCAACATCTACAAGCCGGCCAATGGGTGGTCCGACTGGGTCGGCACCTTCACTTCGGGCGACGTCGCCACGGTCGTTACCGGTGTGTGGATCACCGGCACCGTCAAGGCGCAGCCGGATCAGGCCGGCAAATGGGGCGTCGCGCCGATCCCGGCGCTCTCGATCGAGGGGGCGACGCATGCCTCGAATCTCGGCGGATCGAGCTGGTATGTGCTCGAAAGCTCGGCGGAGAAGGCCGAGGCGATCGACTTCCTCAATGAGATTTACGGCAAAGACATCGACTTCTACCAGAAGATCCTGCAGGACCGCGGCGCCGTCGGCTCGCTGCTCGCCGCCCGCGGCGGCGCAGCCTACGAGGCCGCCGATCCGTTCTTCGGCGGCGAGAAGGTCTGGCAGAACTTCTCCGACTGGCTCGTGAAAGTGCCATCGGTCAAGTACGGCGTCTTCACCAACGAGGCGGATCTCGCGGTCACCGCGCAGTTGCCGGCGCTGACACAGGGCACGCCGGTCGACGAGGTGCTGAAGGCGATTGACTCCGAGATCAGCGGGCATATCCAGTAA
- a CDS encoding AraC family transcriptional regulator: MGNSVLQHLIDRGPVMRTVSLPRGRQSLHTMPTSTGYEIRTDGSYDWDGRKRGQTPFTVLQHTIGGAGNLRYEQRSFRVREGDTLLLLVPHNHRYWLEDGGRWEFFWISMNGEEALRIHRSILAVTGPVLKLQPETVEHLADCSLRLIDGGETPGRASAIAYEAAMTLYDDVFGSHPVISEEYRKMQHVIDHILANLEKPLPVEELAHVSGLSRAHFSRVFAASEGMPPAEFVLQKRLQRAVKLLTKTADLPVKEVAILSGFEDPNYFAKVFRRVFGASPTEFRTTGMYASVPAKTTKISESVTTLAAACD; encoded by the coding sequence ATGGGTAATTCTGTGCTGCAGCATTTGATCGACCGCGGGCCGGTGATGCGGACAGTTTCGCTGCCGCGGGGAAGACAGAGCCTGCATACGATGCCGACCAGCACCGGCTACGAAATCAGAACCGACGGCAGCTACGACTGGGACGGGCGCAAGCGCGGCCAGACGCCGTTCACGGTGCTGCAGCACACGATCGGCGGCGCCGGAAACCTGCGCTACGAACAGCGCAGCTTTCGCGTGCGTGAGGGCGACACGCTGCTCCTGCTCGTGCCGCACAATCACCGCTATTGGCTGGAGGACGGCGGGCGCTGGGAGTTCTTCTGGATCTCGATGAACGGCGAGGAGGCGCTGCGCATCCACCGCTCCATTCTCGCCGTCACCGGCCCTGTCCTGAAGCTGCAGCCGGAGACGGTCGAGCACTTGGCCGACTGCAGCCTCCGCCTCATTGACGGCGGCGAAACGCCCGGACGCGCCTCGGCGATCGCCTATGAGGCGGCGATGACGCTCTATGACGACGTCTTCGGATCGCATCCGGTCATCAGCGAAGAGTACCGGAAGATGCAGCACGTCATCGACCACATCCTGGCGAATCTCGAAAAGCCGCTGCCGGTCGAAGAACTTGCCCACGTCTCCGGCTTGAGCCGCGCCCACTTCTCGCGCGTCTTCGCGGCAAGCGAGGGCATGCCGCCCGCCGAGTTCGTGCTGCAGAAGCGGCTGCAGCGGGCGGTGAAGCTCTTGACCAAGACCGCGGACCTGCCGGTCAAGGAAGTGGCCATCCTGTCCGGCTTCGAGGACCCCAACTACTTCGCCAAGGTCTTCCGCCGGGTATTCGGCGCGAGCCCGACGGAGTTCCGCACCACCGGCATGTATGCGAGCGTGCCGGCGAAAACCACCAAGATAAGCGAATCGGTTACAACGCTGGCTGCGGCTTGCGATTGA
- a CDS encoding carbohydrate ABC transporter permease, with protein MALARRGGIGRYYDVNGWLFVAPALGLIALFMVYPILWSLWMSFQSGRGMMMKFAGFGNLVRLWNDPVFLKALTNTMTYFVVQVPIMILLALILASLLNNPRLVGRGFFRTAIFLPCVTSLVAYSVLFKGMFAPDGIVNSTLQAIGIIASPIPWLTNPFWAKTLVIIAITWRWTGYNMIFYLAALQNIDKSIYEVARIDGVPAWARFTHITIPLLKPVILFTTVISTIGTLQLFDEVYNLTEGKGGPSNATLTLSLYIYNLTFRFMPNFGYAATVSYVIVILVALLAFLQFFLAREREK; from the coding sequence ATGGCTCTCGCCCGCCGCGGCGGCATCGGCCGATATTATGACGTCAATGGCTGGCTGTTCGTCGCACCGGCGCTCGGGCTGATCGCCCTGTTCATGGTCTATCCGATCCTCTGGTCGCTCTGGATGTCGTTCCAGTCCGGCCGCGGCATGATGATGAAGTTCGCCGGATTCGGAAACCTCGTCCGCCTCTGGAACGATCCGGTCTTCCTCAAGGCGCTGACCAACACGATGACCTATTTCGTCGTGCAGGTGCCGATCATGATCCTGCTCGCCCTGATCCTGGCGTCGCTCCTCAACAATCCGCGGCTCGTCGGCAGGGGGTTCTTCCGCACCGCGATCTTCCTGCCCTGCGTCACCTCGCTTGTCGCTTACTCCGTGCTCTTCAAGGGCATGTTTGCGCCCGACGGCATCGTCAATTCGACGCTCCAGGCGATCGGCATCATCGCCTCGCCCATTCCCTGGCTGACAAATCCCTTCTGGGCGAAGACGCTCGTCATCATCGCCATCACCTGGCGGTGGACCGGCTACAACATGATCTTTTATCTGGCGGCCCTGCAGAACATCGACAAGTCGATCTACGAGGTCGCGCGCATCGACGGCGTCCCGGCCTGGGCCCGCTTCACCCACATCACTATCCCGCTCCTGAAGCCCGTCATCCTCTTCACCACGGTGATTTCGACGATCGGCACGCTGCAGCTCTTCGACGAGGTCTATAACCTGACCGAGGGCAAGGGCGGACCGTCCAATGCAACGCTGACCCTGTCGCTCTACATCTACAATCTCACCTTCCGCTTCATGCCGAACTTCGGCTATGCGGCGACGGTCTCCTACGTCATCGTCATCCTCGTCGCCCTTCTCGCCTTCCTGCAGTTCTTCCTGGCCAGGGAGCGCGAGAAATGA
- a CDS encoding type II toxin-antitoxin system VapC family toxin — MFLDASAIVAILSNEEDADLLIAKIEEAAKPIYYSSLSIFEAVISLARKKRVGALGHQVPIPPYLIDLAQQHVEVFIEAIGAKELTIDSAMHRTAINACRTYGGVVAHPARLNFGDCFSYACAKAHRLPLLFKGEDFSLTDIERA, encoded by the coding sequence ATGTTCCTCGATGCCTCTGCCATAGTTGCAATCCTTAGCAACGAGGAAGACGCCGATCTTCTGATTGCCAAGATCGAAGAAGCGGCGAAGCCGATCTACTATTCATCGCTTTCCATATTCGAGGCGGTCATCAGCCTCGCCCGAAAAAAGCGGGTCGGTGCGCTCGGACACCAAGTGCCGATCCCGCCGTACCTAATTGATTTGGCGCAACAGCACGTTGAGGTTTTCATCGAAGCGATTGGGGCGAAAGAGTTGACGATCGATAGCGCAATGCATCGCACCGCGATCAACGCCTGCCGGACCTACGGCGGCGTAGTCGCCCACCCCGCAAGGCTCAATTTCGGAGATTGCTTTTCCTATGCGTGCGCCAAAGCTCATCGCCTACCGTTGCTCTTCAAGGGCGAGGATTTTTCCCTGACGGACATAGAGCGCGCCTAA
- a CDS encoding LacI family DNA-binding transcriptional regulator, whose amino-acid sequence MVTIKEIAAAVGVSSATVSRVLNYDPTLSISTKKRQAIIETAEALNYATPRNRSRAAQGVGVGVKLALVHFLEPAQELADPYYVGVRLGIESRCQALKSEIVKVFHTGSPPEAAILEGASGVVAVGHYYGEQLEWLRRHSRHLVFADYAPAGDADDSVLSDVAMAMIRLLEAVHGMGYRRIGFIGWIDAFHEPENIHSERRCRTYIEWMVKAGLYDPALCMVERMTPDSGYALTKAMLSKPNPPKVLITCNDNMALGAYRAIREMGLSIPEDIAVASFNDIPVAQFLGPPLSTVKIPAELIGETAVDLLLERLSGREVAKKVVLGTEIVWRGSTPARDDPGVGRTTAARKELGPV is encoded by the coding sequence ATGGTGACAATCAAGGAAATCGCAGCGGCCGTCGGCGTCTCTTCGGCGACCGTGTCGCGGGTTCTCAACTACGATCCGACACTGTCGATCTCCACGAAGAAGCGCCAGGCGATCATCGAGACGGCAGAAGCGCTCAATTACGCGACGCCGCGCAACCGCAGCCGGGCGGCTCAAGGTGTCGGCGTCGGGGTCAAGCTCGCCCTCGTGCATTTCCTCGAGCCGGCCCAGGAACTGGCCGACCCCTATTACGTCGGCGTGCGGCTCGGCATCGAAAGCCGGTGCCAGGCACTGAAGAGCGAAATCGTCAAGGTCTTCCACACAGGCAGCCCCCCGGAGGCGGCGATCCTCGAGGGCGCCTCGGGCGTCGTCGCCGTCGGCCACTACTATGGCGAGCAGCTCGAATGGCTGCGCCGCCACAGCCGCCACCTCGTCTTTGCCGACTACGCGCCGGCCGGAGATGCGGACGACAGCGTGTTGAGCGACGTCGCGATGGCAATGATCCGGCTCCTGGAAGCGGTTCACGGCATGGGCTATCGCCGGATCGGCTTCATCGGCTGGATCGATGCTTTCCACGAACCCGAAAACATCCATTCGGAGCGCCGTTGCCGTACCTATATCGAGTGGATGGTAAAGGCCGGGCTCTACGATCCGGCTCTGTGCATGGTCGAGCGGATGACACCCGACAGCGGCTACGCGCTCACCAAGGCGATGTTGTCGAAGCCCAATCCGCCGAAGGTCCTGATTACTTGCAACGACAACATGGCGCTCGGCGCCTATCGGGCCATTCGCGAGATGGGCCTCAGCATCCCAGAGGACATTGCCGTGGCGAGTTTCAACGACATTCCCGTTGCCCAGTTTCTGGGGCCGCCGCTTTCCACGGTGAAGATTCCGGCCGAACTGATCGGCGAAACCGCCGTCGACCTGCTGCTCGAGCGCCTTTCCGGGCGCGAGGTTGCCAAGAAGGTCGTCCTCGGTACCGAGATCGTCTGGCGGGGGAGCACCCCGGCGCGGGATGATCCTGGAGTTGGCCGAACCACGGCCGCACGCAAAGAATTAGGCCCCGTCTAG